TTCCCAACACCAGTTGGACCAGAAAAGATGAAACTAGCAATAGGCCGGTTGGGATTCTTGAGCCCAACCCGCGCACGTCGAATGGCACGACTAATGGCTTTGACAGCTTCATCCTGGCCAATGATTCGAGTGTGAagtgtttcttccatttttaggaGGCGATCAGATTCGTCAGTCGAGACCTTCTCAACAGGGATGCCAGTCCAAGAAGAGACAATGTGCTGAATATCTGCTTCAGTCACAAGCGGACCTGTATCTCCAGCCTCACTTTCAGCCTTGCTCAtctctttgtttttgtctatgaGGGCCGTGATCTGTGCCTTAAGATCCATTTCTCTATCACGTAATTCCCCAGCCTGTCCATTAATTCAAATCCATATAATTAGGAAATTCTACAATTAGAATACTTGATAAGAAAATAGTTCAACGCTATTGATAAGAAAGCACGCATTTTAAAGGGATTAATTAGATGTACGTAAAAGACTCTGTACCTTTTCGAAATCTTGACCGCGGACAGCTTCATTCTTCTCCTTTGTGATTTGACGAAGCTCTTTCTCAAGCTCTTTTGCTTCCTCAGGGAGCTGGAAGGCAACAACAAAGCATTGTCACTCTGCAAATAATAGAGCAATGACAGATTATAATAGAGATTAAGGAGAATTCGGTACCTGTGCATGGCGAAGTCGAACACGAGAACCAGCTTCATCAATCAAGTCAATTGCTTTATCAGGCAGAAAACGGTCACTGAAATCCGAAGATGCAAGTGAAAAGATGTATCGTGTTGCAGAATGAGGAAAAGATACAACAGATACAGTAAAATCAATATCACGGAATCAATGATAAGTTTTTTTCAGGACAGAAATAAGCATAGAACGTAATTAGATACTGATaaaccaaaagaaaatgaaaaaggaaaaataccaaCCTTTATTATCACATTTTACTATCATAAACTAAGTTGAACTTTATGTGTACAAACAAACGCGGTTAAGCGAAACACATTTCTTCAAGGTAGCAATGCATCGACAACCCAAAGcgagaaaaataaaaaggatatatATTAGATACCTGATGTACTGGTATGAGAGCTGGGCAGCAGCCTCTAATGCCTCGTCAGTGTAACGAAGCTTGTGATGAATCTCATATCTCTCACGAAGCCCTTTCAGAATCTGAATGGTTTCATCAACAGTAGGTTCAGGGACCTTAACTGGCTGGAATCGCCTCTCCAATGCAGGATCTTTCTCAATATGCTTTCGGTATTCATCTAGTGTGGTAGCTCCAATACACTGACAAGAAGCCAAGTAAATACTATTGAGTTGGTACTTGGAGATAAAAAAAATTCCCCCGTTTAGTTCACATATTGAGTAGGTAAATATAATTTTGACCTTCTTATGGGGTTGTGCCAGGAAAAATGCATGTTAACACAATGATATATCATCTAGAGCATTAGATTGTCCTTAAGAAATATTCATAATTCTCGTTTTTAAATTCCAGAAAGGACAGAAAGAGAAGAACAAGGCAACCAGGATAACTAACCTGTAGTTCACCTCGAGCTAGGGCAGGTTTCAAGATGTTTGCAGCATCGATGGCCCCCTCCGCTGCTCCAGCTCCGATCAAGGTGTGCACTTCATCGATAAATAGTATTATTTCATCACTCTGTTTGATTTCCTCCATCAGCTTCTTTAGCCTTTCCTCAAACTCTCCACGGTATTTTGTCCCAGCAACAagcaaacccatatcaagagttatCACCTAATCATTACCCAAAAGTGACTCTTAAGGACACGAAGAAAAGTAGCTGCATCATGCACGAAATATCCAGCCTAATTCCAGATATATGAGTTTTGCACAAATAGGTTTGAACCTTATTACTTGAGCTCACTTTAGCTTGAGCTAAGAATTAAGTTCAACAGGGATGCTAAAATCGTTTTTGTTCAATTAGTTAGAAACATAGATCCATAAATCCATCTACTAAATAGAAATAAGCCAAGAGAAAGTATcacataaaaatatatatctaAATTTCAAGAAAACATGAAGATACAAGGAAAATGATTTTGAAATCTTTCAATTTAGGGAGACAGCATGCACATTCATTTGAACCTAATCCTTGTGAATAAAAAAGCAGACTAGACTGGACCAGCACGACAGTAGCTCAGCTTCTGGAGCCACCATACTATGCGACAACTGGTAGAAGAAAGGACACAGATAAACATCACAATCTGCAAGTTATCACAAATGGCGTACCTTCTTCCCCTCAATTGTTTCAGGGACATCACCGTTTGCAATTCTTTGTGCCAGACCCTCAGCAATAGCTGTTTTGCCAACACCTGGTTCTCCAATAAGACAAGGGTTGTTCTTAGTCCGCCGACCCAAGATTTGAGTGACCCGTTCAATTTGCAGTTGTCTTCCAACAACAGGATCTAATTTCCCCTAAAAAACAGCATTAACTCAAATTATTGAAAAGTGTCCACTCATATTATAAATATACTTTTGAAGTTACCTCTTCAGCTAACTTTGTCAAATTTGTTCCGTACTCCTCCAGTGTAGGCATTTTTTGGCCAGAACTTCCACCTCCAACGCTAGCACCAACAGCCTCATTACTCTCTCCAACCATTCGGATCACCTATTTTCAGAAAAAAGAACCAATAAGCTCTGATTACAATGAAGTCAAGAAATTAAACTGCACTCAAAGTAGAATATAAAACTACTCAGAGGAAGCATGTGAGATTTACTACTTGCCTGAGTGCGGATGTTACTGGGGTCAGCGCCCAAATTTTCAAGGACACGGGCAGCCACACCTTCACCTTCACGTAGCAACCCAAGTAGCAAGTGTTCCGAACCAATATAGTTATGCCCTGAATTAACAACCAGTTAATAAATTGATTAAATATTTTAACTAACAACCGCGTTGGTGCATGTAGGACACTAGAAAGGCAAGCAAAAAATCATGATAttttaacaactccaatttggtaCAGAACGATAACCAAAGCTGTTAATGAAGCAACATGAGAATCAGACTCAACAGGAGAACCATCTTTATGGCAAGTCTCAAAGGTCATTCAACAGATATTGACAGTAAAATAAGGATACCTAGTTGGCGGGCCTCCTCCAGAGAGAGTTCCAAAACACGCTTGGCACGAGGCGTAAAAGGGATCTCAACAGCAACAAATCCACTACCCCGTCCAATTATCTTTTCCACTTCCACACGAGCATCTTTCAAATTAATTCCCATGGATTTAAGAACCTTAGCAGCAATACCAGTTCCCTCACCAATAAGACCCAACAGAATCTGCTCTGTGCCAACAAAATTGTGACCAAGTCGTCTGGCCTCTTCTTGTGCAAGCATAATGACTTTTATGGCCTTCTCTGTGAAGCGCTCAAACATTGCTTTTGGTACAAATCGGCAACCTCGTGGTCGTCTGACAGAAGTTGCAGCTGCTACCTTGGATTGGAGAGTTTGTCCAGATCTAACTAGTGTATCTATTGCATTGCATCCTCGCAATCCTGAAAAATCCCGCAGCCTTAGCGAAGGAGATTGTGCACTGCATAGCATTTTAACAGTTCTGTTTGTTTTCCCAGATCCATTGAATTTTGTCGTCCTTTCGCCAGCAACTGACGATGGGATGTTTGTCGACTGAACTAAAGCTCTAGCCATGATGGACCTGCCCAGGATAAAGTAATAATCAGAAAAGCTCTCTTCtgatataaaaaaaataccaGATCTTCCAGATGCCTTCAGATAATAGTATGCAATGTCACAATTGAAAGATAAATCAGCAGACATCCACCAATTATCAATTCAAAAACCTGATACCAGGTGAAG
This DNA window, taken from Nicotiana tabacum cultivar K326 chromosome 15, ASM71507v2, whole genome shotgun sequence, encodes the following:
- the LOC107789424 gene encoding ATP-dependent Clp protease ATP-binding subunit ClpA homolog CD4B, chloroplastic; protein product: MARALVQSTNIPSSVAGERTTKFNGSGKTNRTVKMLCSAQSPSLRLRDFSGLRGCNAIDTLVRSGQTLQSKVAAATSVRRPRGCRFVPKAMFERFTEKAIKVIMLAQEEARRLGHNFVGTEQILLGLIGEGTGIAAKVLKSMGINLKDARVEVEKIIGRGSGFVAVEIPFTPRAKRVLELSLEEARQLGHNYIGSEHLLLGLLREGEGVAARVLENLGADPSNIRTQVIRMVGESNEAVGASVGGGSSGQKMPTLEEYGTNLTKLAEEGKLDPVVGRQLQIERVTQILGRRTKNNPCLIGEPGVGKTAIAEGLAQRIANGDVPETIEGKKVITLDMGLLVAGTKYRGEFEERLKKLMEEIKQSDEIILFIDEVHTLIGAGAAEGAIDAANILKPALARGELQCIGATTLDEYRKHIEKDPALERRFQPVKVPEPTVDETIQILKGLRERYEIHHKLRYTDEALEAAAQLSYQYISDRFLPDKAIDLIDEAGSRVRLRHAQLPEEAKELEKELRQITKEKNEAVRGQDFEKAGELRDREMDLKAQITALIDKNKEMSKAESEAGDTGPLVTEADIQHIVSSWTGIPVEKVSTDESDRLLKMEETLHTRIIGQDEAVKAISRAIRRARVGLKNPNRPIASFIFSGPTGVGKSELAKSLAAYYFGSEEAMIRLDMSEFMERHTVSKLIGSPPGYVGYTEGGQLTEAVRRRPYTVVLFDEIEKAHPDVFNMMLQILEDGRLTDSKGRTVDFKNTLLIMTSNVGSSVIEKGGRRIGFDLDYDEKDSSYNRIKSLVTEELKQYFRPEFLNRLDEMIVFRQLTKLEVKEIADIMLKEVFERLKGKEIELQVTERFRDRVVDEGYNPSYGARPLRRAIMRLLEDSMAEKMLAGEIKEGDSVIVDVDSDGNVTVLNGSSGTPSDPAPEPIPV